A part of Isachenkonia alkalipeptolytica genomic DNA contains:
- the rpsO gene encoding 30S ribosomal protein S15 — MDKEQKNNIIDSYKVHESDTGSSEVQIALLTERINHLNEHLKTHKKDHHSRRGLLKMVGKRRNLLNYLRKQDIEKYRDIIKKLNLRK; from the coding sequence ATGGATAAAGAGCAAAAAAACAACATCATTGACAGCTATAAGGTACACGAAAGTGACACCGGTTCTTCAGAGGTGCAAATCGCACTATTGACCGAAAGAATCAATCACTTAAACGAACACCTTAAAACTCACAAAAAAGACCATCACTCAAGAAGAGGGCTTTTAAAAATGGTAGGTAAGAGAAGAAATCTTTTAAACTACTTACGAAAGCAAGATATCGAGAAGTATCGAGATATCATCAAAAAACTGAACTTAAGAAAATAA
- a CDS encoding DHH family phosphoesterase, translated as MISNIQREIQQAIEKAKTIALISHKSPDGDSLGSVAGLGQALMETGKEVTLFINDKIPERYEFLAEKNPYRMYKKGMGEGMDLVFVLDCGQASRLDYSEGILNEGKVIINMDHHMKNPDFGHINWVNTEISSTCELVLELIRKLKLPLNHSVATALYTGIVTDTGSFMYDNTAPGTLRACAELLEAGVDKDRIYREVFQSRNLREVKLLGEVLKDLTPLFEGRVTLSSLSQQTLKNHDLDIQSLDELIDFTRDIAGVEISVVLKEMENGGTKIGFRSKGEYRVDSLARSFGGGGHEKAAGATVKTDLEETETSVKKALEELLK; from the coding sequence ATGATCAGTAACATTCAACGAGAGATTCAACAGGCCATAGAAAAGGCAAAGACCATCGCCCTGATTTCCCATAAAAGTCCGGACGGAGACAGTCTCGGTTCCGTAGCCGGGCTGGGGCAGGCCTTGATGGAAACCGGCAAAGAGGTAACCCTGTTTATCAATGATAAAATCCCTGAACGATATGAATTTCTGGCGGAGAAAAACCCTTACCGGATGTATAAAAAAGGAATGGGAGAGGGAATGGACCTGGTATTTGTCCTGGACTGCGGTCAAGCCTCAAGGCTGGATTACAGCGAAGGGATTCTTAACGAGGGAAAGGTCATCATCAACATGGACCACCATATGAAAAACCCCGACTTTGGTCATATCAACTGGGTGAATACCGAGATTTCCTCCACCTGTGAACTGGTGCTGGAATTGATCCGCAAACTGAAACTTCCCCTGAATCACTCGGTGGCCACGGCGCTTTATACGGGCATCGTAACGGATACTGGGAGTTTTATGTACGACAACACCGCCCCGGGAACCCTTCGGGCCTGTGCGGAGCTTTTGGAAGCCGGCGTGGACAAGGACCGGATTTACCGGGAGGTGTTCCAAAGCCGAAACCTTCGGGAGGTTAAACTTCTAGGGGAAGTGTTAAAGGATCTGACCCCTCTTTTTGAGGGCCGGGTAACCCTTTCCAGCCTAAGTCAACAAACCCTGAAAAACCACGATCTGGACATTCAAAGCCTGGATGAGCTCATTGATTTTACCCGGGATATTGCCGGGGTGGAAATCTCCGTGGTCTTAAAGGAAATGGAAAACGGCGGTACCAAAATCGGTTTTCGCTCTAAGGGAGAATACCGGGTAGACAGCCTGGCCAGGTCCTTCGGGGGCGGCGGCCATGAAAAAGCCGCCGGGGCCACGGTGAAAACCGATTTAGAGGAAACGGAAACATCTGTGAAAAAAGCCTTGGAAGAATTACTGAAGTAA
- a CDS encoding bifunctional riboflavin kinase/FAD synthetase produces the protein MNILKLDKSYQSQAYRGIALGNFDGVHLGHQQLLKAVRRESQKRELCPSVYTFLNHPRRHQGEATLKEITSLQKKAELFAAEGIKELILSPFNDEIKNMEPEVFITEVLVKQLKSKLIVVGFDYRFGKKARGNPEMLKTLGKIHGFEVCTIHPYNFEEEKISSSKIRGLIEKGEVAVMEKYLGRYYAIRGPVIRGKGLGTTLGFPTANIKIDSNQILPKSGVYATFSRVDDKIYPSVTSVGHQPKFNDRSAEVESFFMDYEGNLYSRTVETIFVKYIRGQISYETPEALRRQIEKDAKEAKQHLHSKIDMINY, from the coding sequence ATGAATATATTAAAATTAGATAAATCCTATCAATCCCAAGCCTATCGGGGCATCGCTCTGGGAAACTTTGACGGGGTCCATTTAGGACATCAGCAGCTGCTGAAGGCGGTTCGGAGGGAATCTCAAAAGCGGGAGCTTTGTCCCAGTGTCTATACCTTTTTAAATCATCCCCGAAGACATCAGGGGGAGGCCACCCTGAAAGAGATTACCAGCCTTCAGAAAAAAGCGGAGCTTTTTGCCGCGGAAGGGATCAAAGAGTTGATTCTCAGTCCCTTTAACGATGAAATAAAAAACATGGAGCCCGAGGTTTTTATCACCGAGGTGCTGGTAAAACAGCTGAAAAGCAAATTGATTGTGGTGGGCTTTGATTACCGCTTCGGGAAAAAAGCCCGGGGGAATCCTGAAATGCTGAAAACCTTGGGAAAAATTCATGGTTTTGAGGTGTGTACTATTCATCCTTATAACTTTGAAGAGGAAAAAATCAGCAGTTCGAAAATCCGCGGGTTAATTGAAAAGGGAGAAGTGGCGGTAATGGAAAAATATTTAGGAAGATACTACGCCATTCGAGGACCGGTAATCCGAGGCAAGGGGCTGGGCACCACCTTAGGTTTTCCCACGGCGAATATTAAAATCGACAGCAATCAGATTTTACCGAAAAGCGGGGTGTACGCCACCTTCTCCAGGGTGGATGACAAAATCTATCCCAGCGTGACCTCGGTTGGGCATCAGCCGAAGTTCAATGACCGGTCCGCGGAAGTCGAGTCTTTTTTTATGGATTATGAAGGGAATCTTTATTCCCGCACCGTGGAGACGATTTTTGTAAAGTATATTCGGGGACAGATTTCCTATGAAACCCCCGAGGCTCTCCGTCGTCAAATCGAAAAAGATGCAAAAGAGGCAAAACAACATTTACATTCCAAGATTGATATGATAAACTATTAA
- the rnpM gene encoding RNase P modulator RnpM, producing MKNRKTPLRKCIGCGELKDKRELVRVVRNKEGEISLDTTGRAHGRGAYICSKKACLEKAIENRGLNRSFKCQVPKEVYNKLLEEIPADET from the coding sequence ATGAAGAATCGAAAAACTCCCCTTAGAAAATGTATCGGATGCGGAGAATTAAAGGACAAGCGAGAGCTTGTGCGGGTGGTTCGAAACAAAGAGGGAGAAATCTCCCTGGATACCACAGGAAGAGCCCACGGAAGAGGGGCCTACATCTGTTCGAAAAAAGCCTGTTTGGAAAAGGCTATCGAAAACCGGGGGCTGAACCGTTCCTTTAAGTGCCAGGTACCCAAGGAAGTATACAATAAGCTGTTAGAGGAGATCCCTGCCGATGAAACATAA
- the rbfA gene encoding 30S ribosome-binding factor RbfA encodes MAYSREQRLSEEIKKITSKVIRDELRDPRIAPITSVTEVDVTGDLRYATLFISVLGTEEEKKGTIEALNHAKGLLRKEVGKRISSHFTPEILIKMDESIEQGVKMHQKINEVREKEEARNTENPSEEASPGEPHDQ; translated from the coding sequence ATGGCTTATTCAAGAGAACAACGGCTCAGTGAAGAGATTAAAAAAATCACCAGTAAAGTTATCCGGGATGAACTGCGGGATCCCAGAATAGCACCGATCACTTCCGTTACGGAAGTGGACGTCACCGGAGATCTTCGGTACGCCACACTGTTTATCAGTGTCCTGGGAACGGAAGAGGAGAAAAAAGGCACCATCGAAGCCTTAAATCATGCCAAAGGGCTTCTTAGAAAAGAAGTGGGAAAAAGAATCAGCTCCCACTTTACTCCGGAGATCCTGATAAAAATGGATGAATCCATTGAGCAGGGGGTTAAAATGCATCAAAAGATCAATGAGGTACGGGAGAAGGAAGAAGCGCGAAACACGGAGAATCCTTCCGAAGAAGCATCCCCGGGAGAACCCCATGATCAGTAA
- the nusA gene encoding transcription termination factor NusA — protein MKLEFINALEEIQREKGVSKEILLEAIEAALISSYKRNFGSSQNVRVNIEEETGEIQVYSQKEVVEVVEDDTQEISLEEAKTKHPNYEIGDVVEEEVTPRNFGRIAAQTAKQVVVQRIREAERGVVYEEYVNRASDIITGTISRVSKGMVFVDLGKTEGILEPNEQVPTEEYIHNQRIKAYILEVKRTTKGPQILLSRSHPGLVKRLFELEVPEIHDGVVEVLGISREAGYRSKLAVNTMDENVDPVGACVGHKGSRVQRIVEELNGEKMDIIKYSEDPKEFITAALSPSKVVKVMTSEKDKAARVIVPDYQLSLAIGKEGQNARLAAKLTGWKIDIKSESQHKEAGSPFFGEEESLEIGEEVEASETAVAEENLIEEENLVTEDVGIEEDLGDLPGESTETDEETAEQDPEEKE, from the coding sequence ATGAAGTTGGAATTTATCAACGCCCTTGAAGAAATTCAACGGGAAAAAGGGGTTTCTAAGGAGATATTGTTAGAAGCCATCGAAGCAGCATTAATATCCAGTTACAAAAGAAATTTCGGTTCTTCGCAGAATGTCCGTGTAAACATTGAAGAGGAAACCGGAGAAATCCAGGTGTATTCTCAAAAAGAGGTGGTGGAAGTAGTAGAGGACGACACCCAGGAAATCTCTTTAGAAGAAGCCAAAACGAAACATCCCAATTATGAAATCGGGGATGTGGTGGAAGAGGAAGTAACCCCGAGGAACTTCGGACGGATTGCCGCCCAAACCGCAAAACAGGTGGTGGTACAGCGTATTCGGGAAGCGGAGCGGGGTGTGGTATACGAAGAGTATGTCAACCGGGCTTCCGATATTATTACCGGAACCATTTCAAGAGTATCCAAAGGGATGGTGTTTGTGGACCTGGGAAAAACTGAAGGAATCTTAGAGCCCAACGAACAGGTACCCACGGAGGAGTATATTCATAACCAACGGATCAAAGCCTACATTCTGGAAGTGAAAAGAACCACCAAAGGCCCTCAAATTCTTCTTTCAAGAAGCCATCCCGGTTTAGTGAAGCGGTTATTTGAGTTGGAAGTACCGGAAATTCATGACGGTGTGGTGGAAGTTTTGGGGATTTCCCGGGAAGCGGGTTACCGTTCCAAACTGGCGGTAAACACCATGGATGAAAACGTGGACCCGGTAGGAGCCTGTGTAGGTCATAAAGGTAGCCGTGTACAGCGGATTGTGGAAGAACTCAACGGAGAAAAAATGGACATTATAAAATACAGTGAAGATCCCAAGGAATTCATCACCGCGGCCCTCAGTCCTTCAAAGGTTGTAAAGGTCATGACCAGTGAAAAGGACAAAGCCGCAAGAGTCATTGTTCCCGATTATCAACTGTCCCTGGCCATCGGTAAGGAAGGGCAAAATGCCCGGCTTGCTGCTAAGCTTACGGGATGGAAGATTGATATAAAGTCCGAATCTCAGCATAAAGAAGCGGGATCTCCCTTCTTTGGAGAAGAGGAAAGCCTGGAGATCGGTGAAGAGGTGGAAGCCTCGGAAACCGCAGTTGCGGAAGAAAACCTGATCGAAGAAGAAAACCTGGTAACCGAAGACGTGGGAATTGAAGAGGACCTGGGAGATTTACCCGGGGAATCCACGGAGACCGACGAAGAAACAGCGGAGCAAGACCCGGAAGAAAAAGAATAA
- the truB gene encoding tRNA pseudouridine(55) synthase TruB, with protein MNGILNIIKPTGMTSHDVVYKVRKKLGIKKVGHTGTLDPNASGVLPICVGQATKISRFLLEKEKAYRTTCRLGMVTDTQDLDGKVLAEKPVRVTKEDVEKALTHFSPGYDQLPPMYSALKVGGKKLYEYAREGIEVPRDKRPVELKKLELLDFGERDFSLEVVCSKGTYIRTLCHDIGEKLKTGGVMAALERTVSGPFTIEQGILLEDLLQMEKEEIKERLFPVDYPLKDYPKYQVEKGREKLALNGNKMPLDPEKFPEPRDCREKPQYRIYLDQRFIGIGEIIREESSLKMKFVKVIL; from the coding sequence ATGAACGGCATATTGAATATCATAAAACCCACGGGGATGACCTCCCATGATGTGGTATATAAAGTTCGAAAAAAACTGGGGATCAAAAAAGTGGGACATACAGGAACCTTGGATCCCAATGCTTCGGGAGTTCTTCCGATTTGCGTCGGTCAGGCTACGAAAATCTCCCGGTTTCTTTTGGAAAAGGAAAAAGCCTACCGCACCACCTGTCGCCTGGGGATGGTAACCGACACCCAGGATCTCGACGGGAAGGTGCTGGCAGAGAAACCCGTAAGGGTAACAAAAGAGGACGTTGAAAAGGCCCTTACACATTTTTCGCCGGGGTATGATCAGCTGCCGCCGATGTACTCCGCCTTAAAGGTTGGAGGGAAAAAACTCTATGAATATGCCCGGGAAGGCATTGAGGTCCCCCGGGATAAGCGTCCGGTGGAGTTAAAAAAACTGGAACTTCTTGATTTCGGGGAGCGGGATTTTTCCCTGGAGGTGGTCTGCTCCAAGGGTACCTATATTCGCACCCTATGCCATGACATTGGAGAAAAACTGAAAACCGGCGGGGTAATGGCGGCCCTGGAAAGAACCGTATCCGGGCCCTTTACCATAGAACAGGGGATTTTATTAGAGGATCTTTTACAAATGGAAAAGGAAGAAATCAAGGAGCGGTTATTTCCTGTGGATTATCCTTTAAAGGATTATCCGAAATACCAAGTGGAAAAAGGCCGGGAGAAATTGGCTTTGAATGGAAACAAAATGCCCCTGGACCCTGAAAAGTTTCCCGAACCCCGGGACTGCCGGGAAAAACCCCAGTACCGGATCTACCTGGATCAACGGTTTATCGGTATCGGAGAGATTATCCGGGAAGAAAGCTCCTTGAAAATGAAGTTTGTAAAGGTGATTCTTTAA
- the infB gene encoding translation initiation factor IF-2, whose product MSKIRVYELAKKLDMSSKELISKLEELSIEVNSHMSSLEEEEVNIIEELFAKPEETPKKEEEKKPEEPKKTNKKAKKKKLSKKEQKKQRHQETQQKKEKTEDKSEGKNEVDDIIELEEKIIVKDLAEKLDKNPNEIIGKLVQLGIMAAINQEIDFETAELIAEEYGIEVSLKESEEEKVEDPEELLDFEIEEDDPKDLEFRSPVISVMGHVDHGKTTLLDAIRKTKHVDTEAGGITQHIGASEIAINDQKIVFLDTPGHEAFTSMRARGAKATDIAILVVAADDGVMPQTIEAINHARAAEIPMIVAINKIDKPGANADRVKQELTEHNVVIEDWGGDVIAVEVSAIEGSGIDQLLETILLVAEMEELKANPNRKALGIVVEANLDKGRGAVATVLVKNGTLNIGDNVVVGLASGKVRAMINDSGKRLKKAGPATAVEITGLSEVPKAGDKLIVVDDEKMARNIAAKRQSKVKLDKVKSDKRVSLEDLYDRMKEGELKELNIIVKADVQGSVEAVKQSLSKLTNEEVVIKPIHGGVGAITETDVMLASASNAIIIGFNVRPTSSATAIAKKEEVDLRTYRIIYQAIEDIENAMEGMLDPEFKEVDLGKVEVRATFKVPNAGMIAGCYVLEGKITRNAKIRLVRDGIVVHEGEIDSLKRFKDDAKEVVKGFECGVGIENFNDVKEGDIIEAYEIQEVERKLKK is encoded by the coding sequence TTGTCAAAGATCAGAGTGTACGAATTAGCAAAAAAATTGGATATGAGTTCCAAGGAGCTCATCTCAAAATTAGAAGAGCTTTCCATTGAGGTTAACTCCCATATGAGCAGTTTGGAAGAAGAGGAAGTTAACATCATTGAAGAGCTTTTTGCCAAGCCCGAGGAAACTCCGAAAAAGGAAGAGGAAAAAAAGCCGGAGGAACCGAAAAAAACCAATAAGAAGGCGAAGAAGAAAAAGCTTTCCAAAAAAGAACAAAAGAAACAACGACATCAGGAAACCCAACAGAAAAAAGAGAAGACCGAAGACAAAAGCGAAGGAAAGAATGAGGTGGATGACATAATAGAATTAGAAGAGAAGATCATCGTAAAGGATTTAGCAGAGAAACTGGACAAAAACCCTAATGAAATCATCGGAAAACTGGTACAGTTAGGAATCATGGCGGCCATCAATCAGGAGATTGATTTTGAAACCGCAGAGTTAATCGCCGAGGAATACGGCATAGAAGTAAGCTTAAAGGAAAGCGAAGAAGAAAAAGTGGAAGATCCGGAAGAACTGTTGGATTTTGAAATCGAAGAGGATGATCCTAAGGACCTGGAATTCCGATCTCCCGTAATCAGCGTTATGGGCCATGTAGACCATGGAAAAACCACCTTGCTCGACGCCATTCGAAAGACCAAGCATGTGGATACGGAAGCCGGAGGGATTACCCAGCATATCGGTGCTTCCGAGATTGCCATTAACGATCAAAAAATCGTTTTCCTGGATACGCCGGGACATGAAGCCTTTACCTCCATGCGGGCTAGAGGGGCCAAGGCGACGGATATCGCCATATTAGTTGTGGCCGCCGATGACGGGGTTATGCCTCAAACCATTGAAGCGATTAACCACGCAAGAGCTGCGGAAATTCCAATGATCGTTGCTATTAATAAAATTGATAAACCGGGAGCTAACGCCGATCGGGTAAAGCAGGAACTGACGGAACATAATGTAGTTATAGAGGATTGGGGCGGCGATGTGATTGCCGTAGAAGTTTCCGCTATTGAAGGGTCGGGAATCGACCAGCTCTTAGAGACGATTTTACTGGTTGCGGAGATGGAAGAGCTAAAAGCGAATCCCAACCGAAAAGCCTTAGGCATTGTTGTTGAAGCCAACCTGGATAAAGGACGGGGGGCCGTGGCCACCGTACTGGTGAAAAATGGGACCTTGAATATCGGCGACAATGTGGTTGTAGGCCTGGCTTCAGGAAAAGTACGAGCCATGATCAACGATTCCGGGAAACGTCTGAAAAAAGCGGGCCCTGCCACAGCAGTGGAAATCACCGGCCTGTCGGAAGTACCCAAGGCCGGCGATAAGCTGATCGTGGTGGACGACGAGAAAATGGCTCGAAACATCGCAGCAAAACGGCAAAGCAAGGTGAAATTAGATAAAGTGAAATCCGATAAGCGGGTATCCTTAGAAGACTTATACGATCGGATGAAAGAAGGGGAACTGAAGGAATTAAACATCATTGTGAAAGCCGATGTACAGGGATCCGTTGAGGCGGTGAAACAATCCTTAAGCAAGCTGACCAATGAAGAAGTGGTCATTAAGCCGATCCACGGCGGCGTGGGAGCCATTACGGAAACCGACGTAATGTTGGCCTCCGCCTCCAATGCCATCATCATCGGATTCAATGTTCGGCCTACCTCCTCGGCGACAGCCATCGCGAAAAAAGAGGAAGTGGATCTGAGAACCTACCGAATTATTTACCAGGCCATTGAGGATATCGAAAATGCCATGGAAGGAATGCTGGATCCGGAATTCAAAGAAGTGGACCTTGGGAAAGTGGAAGTACGGGCTACCTTTAAAGTTCCCAATGCCGGTATGATTGCCGGTTGCTATGTACTGGAAGGGAAAATTACCCGGAATGCCAAAATCCGACTGGTTCGTGACGGTATTGTGGTTCATGAAGGGGAAATCGACTCCTTAAAACGATTCAAGGACGATGCCAAAGAAGTGGTCAAAGGCTTTGAATGTGGAGTGGGCATTGAGAACTTCAACGATGTCAAAGAAGGGGACATCATCGAAGCCTATGAGATCCAGGAAGTGGAGCGAAAGTTAAAGAAGTAA
- the rimP gene encoding ribosome maturation factor RimP: protein MKRKEVEQRVESLVLSAVDEVFELVDVEYVKEGPHRYLRIYMDKEGGITLEDCQTISESVSEPLDKENFIDEAYFLEISSPGLDRPLKKDEDYHRFTGENIEVKLYESINGEKVYEGELLGLNHNTVEISLDKGDIVKIPKEKIAGAKLAVKL from the coding sequence TTGAAAAGAAAAGAAGTGGAACAGCGGGTGGAATCCTTGGTGCTCTCAGCCGTGGATGAAGTCTTCGAATTAGTGGATGTGGAATATGTGAAAGAAGGGCCCCATCGATACCTTAGGATCTATATGGACAAAGAGGGGGGCATCACCCTGGAAGACTGTCAAACCATCAGTGAAAGTGTCAGCGAGCCTTTGGACAAAGAGAATTTTATCGACGAAGCCTACTTTTTGGAGATTTCCTCTCCCGGTCTGGACCGGCCCTTAAAGAAAGACGAGGATTATCACCGTTTTACCGGAGAGAATATTGAAGTGAAACTGTATGAATCCATCAACGGAGAAAAGGTCTACGAAGGAGAACTACTGGGACTGAATCATAACACCGTAGAGATTTCCCTAGACAAGGGAGACATTGTCAAAATACCAAAAGAGAAGATTGCCGGTGCAAAACTTGCAGTGAAATTATAA
- a CDS encoding L7Ae/L30e/S12e/Gadd45 family ribosomal protein: MKHNPKVLGLLGLAMRAGQVVSGEEGVLAAIKSQKVQLVLIAEDASQGTKKKFTDKSSYRDIPHRILFEKEVLGHAIGKKTRAVIGIVDPNFAKKMLEMIDCSH; encoded by the coding sequence ATGAAACATAACCCAAAAGTACTGGGGCTTTTAGGCCTGGCCATGCGGGCCGGGCAAGTGGTCTCGGGAGAAGAAGGGGTCCTTGCCGCCATTAAAAGTCAAAAAGTGCAGCTGGTCCTTATCGCGGAAGATGCTTCCCAGGGGACGAAAAAGAAATTCACGGATAAAAGCAGTTATCGAGACATTCCCCATCGAATCCTCTTTGAAAAAGAGGTTTTGGGGCATGCCATCGGGAAAAAAACTAGGGCTGTTATAGGGATTGTAGATCCCAATTTTGCAAAGAAAATGCTGGAGATGATCGATTGCAGTCACTAG